Proteins encoded within one genomic window of Candidatus Neomarinimicrobiota bacterium:
- a CDS encoding FAD-linked oxidase C-terminal domain-containing protein: MLSKLTPLKEDLTRILESSRVVSDLVELITYECDGLTMSKSLPDLVVYPTSTEEVVGIVKACANRGVPFLARGAGTGLSGGAVATHGGVIIQMSLMNRILRIDLEDEIAVVQPGTVNLHLSDETLSAGYHFAPDPSSQKACTIGGNVAENAGGPHTLKYGVTTNHILGMKVVLPSGELLELGGPFGEATGYDLTGLFVGSEGTFGVITEITVRLIRNPESHRTFLATFDSIEQACNAVSGIISSSIIPAALELMDNLVIRAIESHLKAGFPTEAEAILLIEIDGIETVLEEEEKEIERICRAERAVKVQLTGLEEERQRLWRGRKEAIGALGKITPAFYTNDGVVPRSKLPRILRSDVEIGEKYGLRVAHVCHAGDGNIHPIILYNPDHPKEVEAALRISEEILKECVDLGGALTGEHGIGAEKKEYFHLMFSEDDQSQMMRLWDLFNPESLLNPEKIFPNGSRCGEVGFSRNLSGSGWL, encoded by the coding sequence ATGTTGAGCAAACTGACACCGCTCAAAGAAGATCTCACCAGAATACTCGAAAGCTCCCGCGTTGTCTCGGATCTCGTGGAACTGATTACCTACGAATGCGACGGTCTCACCATGAGCAAGAGTCTGCCCGATCTCGTCGTTTACCCGACATCGACGGAGGAAGTAGTGGGCATTGTCAAAGCCTGTGCAAATCGAGGTGTGCCGTTCCTGGCCAGGGGAGCCGGCACAGGGTTAAGTGGCGGTGCCGTGGCCACCCACGGCGGTGTCATTATTCAGATGTCCCTCATGAACCGGATACTGCGGATCGATCTTGAAGACGAGATTGCGGTAGTCCAACCCGGCACCGTGAATTTGCACCTGTCGGATGAAACGTTGTCCGCCGGGTACCATTTCGCTCCTGATCCCTCCAGCCAGAAAGCCTGCACAATTGGCGGGAATGTTGCCGAAAATGCTGGAGGTCCGCACACGCTGAAATATGGCGTCACGACGAACCACATCCTTGGAATGAAAGTGGTACTTCCTTCTGGGGAACTGCTTGAGCTTGGCGGCCCTTTCGGCGAGGCGACGGGCTATGATCTTACTGGACTATTCGTCGGGTCGGAGGGGACATTCGGAGTAATCACGGAAATAACCGTTCGACTCATACGAAATCCCGAGTCTCACAGGACATTCCTGGCCACTTTCGATTCCATTGAACAGGCGTGCAATGCGGTATCCGGGATTATTAGCTCCAGCATTATACCTGCAGCACTCGAGCTGATGGACAATCTAGTTATCCGGGCGATTGAGAGCCATCTCAAGGCTGGTTTTCCCACGGAAGCCGAAGCAATTCTGCTCATCGAGATAGACGGCATTGAGACGGTTCTTGAGGAGGAAGAAAAGGAAATCGAGAGAATCTGTCGAGCAGAAAGAGCGGTGAAAGTTCAACTCACAGGGTTGGAAGAAGAAAGACAACGTTTATGGCGAGGGAGAAAGGAAGCCATCGGCGCCCTTGGAAAGATAACCCCCGCATTCTATACGAACGACGGAGTTGTTCCGAGGTCGAAACTGCCCCGGATTCTAAGATCCGATGTTGAAATAGGAGAAAAGTACGGACTCAGAGTCGCTCATGTCTGTCACGCGGGAGACGGCAATATTCATCCTATCATCCTCTACAATCCAGATCACCCCAAAGAAGTGGAAGCTGCTCTGAGAATCTCAGAGGAAATTCTGAAGGAATGCGTTGATCTCGGCGGAGCCCTTACGGGAGAGCATGGAATAGGGGCAGAAAAGAAGGAATATTTTCATCTCATGTTTTCAGAGGATGACCAGAGTCAGATGATGCGTTTATGGGATCTGTTTAATCCCGAATCCCTCCTGAATCCGGAAAAGATCTTCCCCAACGGATCAAGATGCGGAGAGGTCGGTTTCAGCAGAAACCTGTCGGGGAGCGGATGGCTGTGA
- a CDS encoding FAD-binding oxidoreductase, which produces MAVTDVELLEKKLGQVFSNDQLSPSNSHLSTHFTAHPVEPGQVSELVKLAGKEKLTLLPIGGATRLYKAGKSMDVAVSLSNLAPTMEHSPEDLTVTVVAGMAFTSVQEKLLESGQMIPLDPPSTTRSTIGGIVAANAFGPRRHRYGSARDWVTETVLVNDRGSAVRSGAKVVKNVSGYDLNKLYIGSRGTLGILLNITLKLNPVPQNRVYFTSRFPSVESALNMANRIRNHSLSVESLTIISGEWSPNPGEDWTLLLELGGSQRSLQKQETIVHSFSDGSGQDFIRASEDETRVIRERINRVDGSDRYRVRISFSKRQLKSFLQTGTLRKTEAVSAKIFPGIGICYVELPGNSDRPDRWLREIIGEVRSRGGSAEFESLPDDAPFERWPLLPASFPWMKKIKEGLDPQGIFAPGTFVGGI; this is translated from the coding sequence ATGGCTGTGACCGACGTTGAACTGCTCGAAAAAAAACTGGGCCAGGTCTTCTCGAATGACCAGCTTTCTCCCTCCAATTCTCATCTGTCAACCCACTTCACCGCTCACCCCGTCGAACCCGGACAGGTATCTGAACTGGTCAAATTGGCGGGAAAAGAAAAACTCACGCTTCTTCCCATCGGTGGAGCAACGAGACTCTACAAAGCGGGGAAGTCAATGGACGTGGCTGTGTCCCTCTCCAATCTTGCTCCCACAATGGAGCATTCGCCAGAAGATCTCACCGTTACCGTGGTCGCAGGCATGGCCTTCACCAGCGTTCAGGAAAAATTGCTAGAATCGGGTCAAATGATTCCATTGGATCCACCATCAACCACGCGTTCAACGATCGGAGGAATCGTTGCGGCGAATGCCTTCGGGCCCCGCCGGCACAGGTACGGATCTGCCAGGGACTGGGTAACGGAGACCGTGCTTGTAAACGACAGAGGAAGCGCCGTGAGATCGGGAGCAAAAGTTGTGAAAAACGTCAGTGGGTATGATCTCAACAAGCTTTACATAGGATCCAGAGGCACCCTCGGAATACTGCTGAATATTACTCTTAAACTGAATCCTGTACCTCAGAACAGAGTCTACTTCACCAGCCGGTTTCCTTCAGTTGAAAGTGCTCTTAACATGGCGAACCGCATTAGAAATCACTCACTGTCGGTGGAATCACTGACGATCATCAGTGGAGAATGGAGTCCTAATCCCGGCGAAGATTGGACACTGTTATTGGAACTTGGCGGTTCACAGCGGAGCCTCCAGAAACAGGAAACGATCGTCCACTCTTTCAGTGATGGATCAGGCCAGGACTTCATTCGTGCATCCGAAGACGAAACGCGCGTGATTCGGGAGCGGATAAATCGGGTAGACGGTTCCGACCGTTACCGGGTCAGGATTTCATTCAGCAAGAGACAGCTGAAGTCATTCCTGCAGACCGGGACGTTAAGAAAAACGGAGGCGGTGTCGGCCAAGATATTCCCCGGTATAGGTATTTGCTATGTTGAACTCCCGGGCAATTCTGATCGACCGGATCGGTGGTTGCGAGAAATCATCGGGGAGGTTCGATCCCGCGGGGGGTCGGCCGAATTCGAGTCACTGCCGGATGATGCACCATTCGAAAGATGGCCCCTGCTCCCCGCATCATTTCCCTGGATGAAGAAGATCAAGGAGGGCCTGGATCCTCAGGGTATTTTCGCCCCCGGCACATTTGTGGGAGGGATCTAG
- a CDS encoding (Fe-S)-binding protein gives MEPDIVSNPLAQVFGDEEKRQLWECTHCGFCLPACPTYTLNGMEVDSPRGRLYMMEAAMNDRIPMTAPFFEHINFCLSCLACETACPSGVEFGHLMEKTRATVMHYEPRSRVSRWMTSFLLTQVVPSNYALSVLTKLLAIYQRTGAQWLVRQTPLHRLLSRRLQILESSTPAAPLRSFSGGKRRVFHSRGEKRGEVALFTGCVMNHLFPDVHLSTIRLLTWHGYDVVVPGGQTCCGALHVHAGDSETAHRLAGTNLSVFSGATVDTIIVNAAGCGAHLKNYTRFPGHNNAASFAGKIKDLSEFLAGVDLVLPGNSMDMSVVYDEACHLVHGQGISEEPRKLLETLPGVTVLPLKEADRCCGSAGSYTLTQTDASLELLERKMDFIEAASPDAVVTANPGCQIQLEWGIRRRHLKTSVLHFASLLDRAYWNDSGYL, from the coding sequence GTGGAGCCGGACATAGTGTCAAATCCCCTGGCTCAAGTCTTTGGAGACGAAGAGAAGCGCCAGCTTTGGGAATGCACCCACTGCGGTTTCTGTCTTCCTGCCTGTCCCACCTATACCCTGAACGGAATGGAGGTGGATTCGCCCCGTGGCCGGCTGTACATGATGGAAGCGGCCATGAACGACCGCATCCCCATGACCGCCCCCTTCTTTGAACACATCAATTTCTGTCTCTCCTGCCTCGCCTGCGAAACGGCCTGTCCATCGGGAGTTGAATTTGGCCATCTTATGGAGAAGACACGGGCGACCGTAATGCACTACGAACCCCGATCCAGGGTGTCCAGATGGATGACATCTTTTCTTTTGACCCAGGTCGTCCCTTCGAACTACGCGCTGTCAGTTCTCACGAAACTGTTAGCAATCTATCAGCGGACCGGTGCACAATGGCTTGTGAGACAGACACCCCTGCACAGGCTCCTGTCCAGGCGACTACAAATCCTGGAGAGCTCAACGCCCGCAGCACCTCTGAGGTCCTTCTCGGGCGGAAAACGGCGAGTTTTCCACTCGCGCGGCGAGAAAAGAGGTGAAGTGGCCCTCTTCACGGGCTGCGTTATGAATCACCTCTTTCCTGACGTTCATCTGAGCACGATCCGACTCCTTACCTGGCATGGCTATGATGTGGTGGTGCCTGGGGGGCAGACATGCTGTGGGGCGCTTCACGTTCATGCGGGGGACAGCGAGACTGCGCATCGCCTGGCCGGAACCAACCTCTCTGTTTTCAGTGGCGCAACAGTCGATACCATTATCGTGAACGCGGCCGGATGCGGAGCACATCTGAAAAACTATACCAGGTTTCCAGGACACAACAATGCCGCCTCATTTGCCGGGAAGATTAAGGATTTGTCGGAATTCCTGGCAGGCGTTGACCTAGTCCTGCCGGGAAACTCCATGGATATGAGCGTCGTTTACGATGAAGCCTGTCATCTCGTTCATGGCCAGGGAATCTCAGAGGAGCCCAGAAAGTTGCTTGAAACTCTTCCGGGCGTGACGGTGCTTCCCTTAAAGGAAGCGGACAGATGCTGCGGGAGTGCCGGAAGCTATACTCTTACTCAGACGGATGCATCCCTGGAGCTGCTGGAAAGAAAAATGGATTTCATTGAAGCCGCCTCTCCTGATGCCGTGGTTACAGCGAACCCCGGCTGTCAGATCCAACTGGAATGGGGCATCCGGAGGCGTCATCTGAAAACCTCAGTTTTGCACTTTGCGAGTCTGCTGGACCGGGCCTACTGGAACGATTCAGGCTACTTATAA